One Burkholderia sp. PAMC 26561 genomic window carries:
- a CDS encoding glutathione peroxidase — protein MNPIYSFSAETLGGETASLEQYQGKVLLIVNTASECGFTPQYKGLQEIYDRYKDRGFAVLGFPCNQFGKQEPGDAAQIGSFCEKNYGVTFPMFAKVDVNGANAHPLFRYLTEEAPGVLGTEGIKWNFTKFLVDKEGNVTNRFGSVTKPDALSRDIEKLL, from the coding sequence ATGAACCCTATCTACTCGTTTTCGGCGGAAACCCTGGGCGGCGAGACAGCCAGTCTGGAGCAATACCAGGGCAAGGTGCTGTTGATCGTGAATACCGCGAGCGAGTGCGGATTCACCCCGCAGTACAAGGGTTTGCAGGAAATCTACGACCGGTATAAAGACCGCGGTTTCGCGGTACTGGGTTTCCCGTGCAATCAGTTCGGGAAGCAGGAACCGGGCGACGCCGCGCAGATCGGCAGCTTCTGCGAGAAGAATTACGGCGTCACGTTTCCCATGTTCGCCAAGGTCGATGTGAACGGCGCGAACGCGCATCCGCTGTTTCGGTATCTGACTGAAGAAGCACCGGGTGTGCTCGGAACCGAGGGCATCAAGTGGAACTTCACGAAGTTTCTCGTCGATAAGGAAGGCAACGTGACCAACCGGTTCGGATCGGTGACGAAGCCTGATGCTCTGTCCAGAGATATCGAAAAGCTGCTTTAA
- a CDS encoding dihydrodipicolinate synthase family protein: MELTRATLPANSPAGIWPVLYAYFDHSNQLDRNAMRTQIERTIAAGAPGIVVLGLATEVQRLSRSEREQIVDWAHQDIASRVPLAVTVTGETPETQIEFGNWAIAHGAQWLILQPPSARTQPERFYFDFFASVMSGLNNTAGAGIQNAPEYLGVGLSPESIAELARQCPNFRWLKGEGAATVLHATIECLRRSGSAMPVFNGRGGQELLDNLRSGCAGMIVAPDSFDHQVSIFQAYEHDPAEAQQLYEDVLPAIVFVMQSLDALTCYGKRIAAWRMGFEVSHDRGMAPTAFGLDCARRFADSLGPYAG; encoded by the coding sequence ATGGAATTGACCCGCGCAACACTGCCTGCGAACTCGCCGGCCGGCATATGGCCGGTCCTCTACGCTTATTTCGATCACAGCAACCAGCTCGACCGCAACGCAATGCGCACTCAGATCGAGCGGACCATCGCGGCGGGCGCGCCTGGCATCGTGGTGCTGGGTCTCGCGACCGAAGTGCAGCGGTTGTCTCGTAGCGAACGCGAGCAGATCGTGGATTGGGCGCATCAGGACATCGCTTCGCGCGTGCCGCTCGCCGTGACGGTCACAGGCGAGACCCCTGAGACGCAGATCGAGTTTGGCAACTGGGCCATCGCGCATGGTGCGCAATGGCTGATCTTGCAACCGCCGTCGGCTCGCACCCAGCCCGAGCGATTCTATTTCGACTTCTTCGCTTCGGTCATGAGCGGTTTGAACAATACCGCCGGTGCGGGTATCCAGAATGCGCCGGAGTATCTTGGCGTGGGTTTGTCCCCGGAATCGATCGCGGAACTTGCGCGGCAATGTCCGAACTTCCGGTGGTTGAAAGGCGAGGGCGCGGCGACGGTGCTGCACGCCACGATCGAATGCTTGCGCAGGTCCGGCAGCGCCATGCCTGTGTTCAACGGGCGCGGCGGACAGGAGTTGCTGGATAACCTGCGCTCCGGCTGCGCTGGAATGATCGTGGCGCCGGACAGCTTCGATCATCAGGTGAGCATTTTCCAGGCTTACGAGCACGATCCGGCTGAGGCGCAGCAGCTTTACGAAGATGTATTGCCGGCGATCGTTTTCGTGATGCAGTCGCTCGATGCCCTAACGTGTTACGGCAAGCGCATTGCGGCATGGCGAATGGGGTTTGAGGTCAGTCACGATCGCGGTATGGCGCCTACGGCCTTCGGCCTCGATTGTGCACGGCGCTTTGCCGACAGCCTTGGGCCCTACGCGGGATAA
- a CDS encoding FadR/GntR family transcriptional regulator: MKPESAAAPTMTKLHEAIVVHLADAILSGVLPVGSSLPNENELAAAHGVSRTAAREAMQKLASLGLIESRRRKGATVLPRDNWKLLDESVLDLAVLRVTDAAFFQSLVEARLLIEPRAAELAAQRALPADIACIEEALTAMASEADGARGALWAAGDVEFHAGVIAAAGNWVFTQLIGTVRAALGAGIRLTGEHALSAQASLEQHRAVFEAIRRRDPAEAHAAMTRLLLTTRRDFDALEQDGVLSGR; encoded by the coding sequence ATGAAACCCGAATCGGCGGCCGCGCCGACCATGACGAAGCTGCACGAGGCGATTGTCGTTCACCTTGCGGATGCAATCCTTTCTGGCGTCCTTCCGGTCGGATCGAGCTTGCCAAACGAGAATGAACTTGCCGCCGCGCATGGTGTGAGCCGTACGGCAGCCCGGGAGGCGATGCAAAAACTGGCATCGCTCGGATTGATCGAAAGCCGGCGGCGCAAAGGCGCGACAGTTCTTCCTCGCGATAACTGGAAGCTGCTGGATGAATCCGTGCTCGACCTGGCAGTGTTGCGCGTCACCGACGCCGCGTTCTTCCAGTCTTTGGTGGAAGCGCGGCTGTTGATCGAGCCACGCGCGGCAGAGTTGGCGGCGCAACGGGCCTTGCCGGCCGATATCGCCTGTATCGAAGAGGCGTTGACCGCGATGGCGAGCGAAGCGGATGGTGCGCGCGGAGCGCTGTGGGCCGCAGGAGACGTCGAGTTTCATGCGGGCGTCATTGCGGCGGCCGGCAACTGGGTGTTCACGCAATTGATCGGCACGGTCCGCGCGGCGCTGGGTGCAGGGATTCGCCTTACTGGAGAACACGCGCTGTCGGCGCAGGCGTCACTGGAACAGCATCGTGCTGTGTTCGAGGCAATTCGCCGGCGCGATCCTGCCGAAGCACACGCGGCCATGACGCGACTGCTGCTCACAACGCGGCGTGACTTCGACGCGCTGGAGCAAGACGGCGTGCTGTCGGGTCGGTGA
- a CDS encoding IlvD/Edd family dehydratase, producing MRKLRSQQWFGTHGKDGFIHRSWMKNQGIPHDNFDGRPVIGVCNTWSELTPCNAHFRELAEYVKRGVREAGGLPLEFPVMSLGESNLRPTAMLFRNLASMDVEESIRGNPLDGVILLVGCDKTTPALLMGAASCNLPALAVSGGPMLNGRYRGKPIGSGTGVWQMSEEVRAGTMTQEEFTEAESCMNRSRGHCMTMGTASTMASMVESLGMGLPHNAAIPAVDARRQVLAHMAGRRIVDMVREDLTMDRILTREAFENAIRVNAAIGGSTNAVVHLIALAKRIGVPLTLEDWELGSDVPCLVNLQPSGEFLMEDFYYAGGLPAVLRELGEHGLLHKDALTVNGKTIWDNVSNARNDDEKVITRFAAPFKQKAGIAVLKGNLAPNGAVIKPSAATPHLLKHRGRAIVFENVEELHAKVDDEALDIDEHCVMVLKGAGPKGYPGFAEVGNMPLPKKVLQKGITDMVRISDGRMSGTAYGAVVLHVSPEAAAGGPLAFVQTGDMIELDVKARRLHLEVSDEELERRRAAWRTPASPLRGYVKLYVDHVLQADQGADLDFLVGASGAPVPRDSH from the coding sequence ATGCGCAAACTTCGATCGCAACAATGGTTTGGCACGCACGGGAAAGACGGTTTCATTCACCGTTCGTGGATGAAGAACCAGGGCATCCCGCACGACAATTTCGACGGACGGCCTGTCATCGGCGTATGCAACACGTGGTCCGAGTTGACGCCCTGCAACGCGCATTTTCGAGAACTTGCCGAATACGTGAAGCGTGGCGTGCGCGAAGCCGGGGGATTGCCGCTCGAATTTCCCGTGATGTCGCTCGGCGAATCCAACCTTCGTCCCACGGCAATGCTGTTTCGCAACCTCGCTTCAATGGACGTCGAGGAATCGATCCGCGGCAATCCGCTCGATGGCGTGATCCTCCTCGTGGGCTGCGACAAGACCACGCCGGCGCTTCTGATGGGCGCGGCGTCCTGCAATTTGCCGGCGCTCGCAGTCTCCGGCGGACCGATGCTCAACGGCCGGTATCGCGGCAAGCCGATTGGTTCGGGAACCGGCGTATGGCAGATGTCGGAAGAGGTGCGTGCGGGCACGATGACGCAGGAGGAATTCACGGAAGCGGAGTCCTGCATGAACCGCTCGCGCGGCCATTGCATGACCATGGGCACGGCGTCCACGATGGCGTCGATGGTCGAATCGCTCGGCATGGGCCTGCCGCACAACGCGGCGATTCCTGCCGTCGATGCCCGGCGTCAGGTGCTCGCGCACATGGCCGGACGGCGAATCGTCGATATGGTCCGCGAGGACTTGACGATGGACCGGATCCTTACACGCGAAGCATTTGAAAATGCGATTCGCGTGAACGCGGCGATTGGTGGCTCGACCAACGCCGTGGTGCATTTGATTGCGCTCGCAAAGCGCATTGGTGTGCCGTTGACACTGGAGGACTGGGAGCTCGGTTCGGATGTGCCATGCCTCGTGAACCTGCAGCCATCGGGCGAATTTCTGATGGAGGACTTCTACTATGCAGGCGGCTTGCCGGCCGTCCTGAGGGAACTGGGCGAACACGGTTTGCTGCACAAGGACGCGCTTACGGTGAACGGCAAGACGATCTGGGACAACGTCTCGAACGCCCGCAATGACGACGAGAAGGTCATCACGCGGTTCGCCGCGCCGTTCAAGCAGAAAGCGGGCATTGCCGTGCTGAAGGGAAACCTCGCACCAAACGGCGCAGTGATCAAGCCGTCGGCGGCGACGCCTCATTTGCTCAAGCATCGTGGCCGGGCGATCGTGTTCGAGAACGTGGAAGAACTGCACGCGAAAGTGGACGACGAAGCGCTCGATATCGACGAGCACTGCGTGATGGTCTTGAAGGGCGCGGGGCCGAAGGGTTATCCGGGATTTGCCGAAGTCGGCAATATGCCGCTGCCGAAAAAGGTGCTTCAAAAGGGCATCACCGACATGGTGCGCATCTCCGATGGCCGGATGAGCGGCACTGCATACGGCGCGGTCGTGCTGCATGTGTCGCCGGAAGCGGCTGCCGGAGGTCCGTTGGCGTTCGTGCAGACCGGCGACATGATCGAGCTCGATGTCAAAGCGCGGCGGCTGCACCTGGAGGTTTCGGATGAAGAACTCGAACGGCGGCGGGCGGCGTGGCGGACACCGGCATCTCCGCTGCGTGGATACGTGAAACTTTACGTCGATCATGTGCTGCAGGCGGATCAGGGCGCGGACCTCGATTTCCTGGTCGGGGCAAGCGGCGCGCCCGTGCCGCGTGACTCGCATTGA
- a CDS encoding ATP-binding cassette domain-containing protein — protein sequence MIRFNQFSLARGTKPLFEQTTFTLNPGEKAGLVGANGAGKSTLFSVLRGDLHADGGDFTMPPSWQIAHVAQDTPAVDRTALDYTLDGDTQLRSIEARIAAASAAHDGAAEGDAHAAFADADGYTAPARAETLLIGLGFTLAQTKDPVTSFSGGWRMRLNLAQALMCRSDLLLLDEPTNHLDLDAIIWLEDWLHRYPGTLIVISHDREFLDSVCNVTLHLENRQIKRYGGNYSQFEILRAQQMALQQSAYEKQQKTVEHLQSFINRFKAQATKAKQAQSRVKALERMEIIAPAHASSPFTFEFRTPDSAPNPMMVMEGVRCGYHTEAGDVPIVEGVTLSIQNGQRIGLLGANGQGKSTLIKTLAGTLEALSGTVREGKGLRIGYFAQHQLETLRPDDSALQHVARLAPDTREQELRDFLGGFNFSGEMATAKIAPFSGGEKARLALALIIWQKPNLLLLDEPTNHLDLETRHALTMALAQFEGTLILVSHDRHLLRATTDTFMLVAKHRLQPFDGDLDDYRDWLLQHAAEQRAAAKDAGSDSADDTLDSGQNRKEQRRLEAQERQKLSHLKKPLQSRISKIEKEMDKLNAEKAQLDAFVADAASYEPSMKSKLTESIRRQADVNIKLEALEAQWLEAHEELEQIG from the coding sequence GTGATTCGCTTCAATCAGTTCAGCCTTGCCCGCGGCACGAAACCGCTCTTCGAACAGACCACGTTCACGCTCAATCCTGGCGAAAAGGCGGGGCTTGTCGGTGCAAACGGCGCAGGCAAATCCACGCTGTTCTCCGTTCTGCGCGGCGACCTGCACGCAGACGGCGGTGATTTTACGATGCCGCCGTCATGGCAAATCGCGCACGTCGCGCAGGATACGCCGGCGGTGGACCGCACCGCGCTCGATTACACGCTCGACGGAGACACGCAGCTTCGCAGCATCGAAGCGCGGATCGCGGCGGCATCAGCCGCTCACGACGGCGCTGCGGAAGGTGACGCGCACGCCGCGTTCGCCGATGCCGACGGCTACACCGCGCCCGCCCGCGCCGAGACGCTGCTGATTGGCCTGGGCTTTACGCTCGCGCAGACAAAGGATCCTGTCACGAGTTTTTCGGGCGGCTGGCGCATGCGCCTGAACCTTGCGCAGGCGCTGATGTGCCGTTCGGACCTGCTGCTCCTCGACGAACCCACGAACCACCTGGACCTCGATGCGATCATCTGGCTGGAAGACTGGCTGCATCGATACCCGGGGACGCTGATCGTGATTTCGCACGATCGCGAATTCCTCGATTCGGTGTGCAACGTCACGCTGCATCTGGAAAACCGGCAGATCAAGCGCTACGGCGGCAACTACAGTCAGTTCGAGATCCTCCGCGCGCAGCAAATGGCGTTGCAGCAAAGCGCATACGAGAAGCAGCAGAAGACGGTGGAGCATCTGCAGAGCTTCATCAACCGGTTCAAGGCGCAGGCAACCAAGGCGAAGCAGGCGCAAAGCCGCGTGAAAGCGCTCGAGCGCATGGAAATCATCGCGCCCGCGCATGCTTCTTCGCCCTTCACGTTCGAGTTCCGCACGCCTGACTCCGCGCCCAATCCGATGATGGTGATGGAAGGCGTGCGCTGCGGGTACCACACGGAAGCGGGCGACGTGCCGATCGTGGAAGGTGTCACGCTCTCCATTCAGAACGGCCAGCGCATCGGTCTGCTGGGCGCTAACGGCCAGGGCAAATCCACGCTGATCAAGACGCTCGCCGGGACACTGGAAGCGCTCAGCGGGACCGTGCGCGAAGGCAAGGGCTTGCGGATCGGCTATTTTGCGCAGCATCAGCTCGAAACCCTGCGTCCGGATGACTCCGCCTTGCAGCACGTCGCCCGTCTCGCGCCCGATACCCGCGAACAGGAACTGCGCGACTTCCTGGGTGGATTCAATTTCTCGGGCGAGATGGCGACCGCGAAGATCGCCCCGTTCTCCGGCGGGGAAAAAGCGCGCCTGGCACTCGCGTTGATCATCTGGCAAAAGCCGAATCTGCTTCTCCTCGATGAACCAACGAACCATCTCGACCTCGAAACACGGCACGCCCTGACCATGGCGCTGGCGCAATTCGAGGGGACGCTGATCCTGGTTTCGCACGATCGCCACTTGCTGCGCGCGACCACGGACACGTTCATGCTGGTGGCAAAACACCGCCTTCAGCCCTTTGACGGCGACCTCGACGATTATCGTGACTGGCTGCTCCAGCACGCGGCCGAGCAGCGCGCGGCCGCCAAGGATGCCGGCAGTGACAGCGCGGACGACACGCTCGATTCGGGGCAGAACCGCAAGGAACAGCGCAGGCTGGAAGCGCAAGAGCGCCAGAAACTCTCGCACTTGAAGAAACCGCTGCAGTCGCGGATTTCGAAGATCGAGAAGGAGATGGACAAGCTGAACGCCGAGAAGGCGCAACTGGATGCGTTCGTAGCCGATGCCGCGAGCTACGAGCCGTCAATGAAATCCAAGCTGACCGAGTCGATTCGCCGTCAGGCCGACGTGAACATCAAACTCGAAGCGCTGGAAGCGCAATGGCTCGAGGCACACGAAGAACTCGAGCAGATCGGCTGA